A genomic window from Canis aureus isolate CA01 chromosome 2, VMU_Caureus_v.1.0, whole genome shotgun sequence includes:
- the ELL2 gene encoding RNA polymerase II elongation factor ELL2 isoform X3: MRLVKIPKNDPPNEVHTFNFYLSNVGKDNPQGSFDCIQQTFSSSGASQLNCLGFIQDKITVCATNDSYQMTRERMTQAEEESRNRSTKVIKPGGPYVGKRVQIRKAPQAVSDAVPERKRSTPMNPANTIRKTHSSSSVSQRPYRDRVIHLLALKAYKKPELLARLQKDGVNQKDKNSLGAILQQVANLNPKDLSYTLKDYVFKELQRDWPGYNELDRRSLESVLSRKLNPSQNAASTSRSESPVCPSRDTASSPQKRLLDSDFIDPLMNKKARISHLTNRVPPTLNGHLNPTSEKSAAGLLPPPAAAAIPTPPPLPPTHLPVSNPPQTVNSNSNSPSTPEGRGTQDLPVDSFSQNSSIYEDQQDKYTSRTSLETLPPGSVLLQCPKPMEENHSMSHKKSKKKSKKHKEKDQIKKHDIEMTEEKEEDLKREEEIAKLNNSSPDSNEGVKEGCTASTEPSSTIELPDYLIKYIAIVSYEQRQNYKDDFNAEYDEYRALHARMETVARRFIKLDAQRKRLSPGSKEYQNVHEEVLQEYQKIKQSSPNYHEEKYRCEYLHNKLAHIKRLIGEFDQQQAESWH; this comes from the exons ATGAGG CTTGTCAAAATTCCTAAGAATGATCCCCCCAATGAAGTGCATACTTTTAACTTCTATTTGTCAAATGTGGGTAAAGACAACCCTCAGGGCAGCTTTGACTGCATCCAGCAAACATTCTCCAG CTCTGGAGCCTCCCAGCTCAATTGCCTGGGATTTATACAAGATAAAATTACAGTGTGTGCAACAAACGACTCGTATCAGATGACACGAGAAAGAATgacccaggcagaggaggaaTCCCGCAACCGAAGCACAAAAGTTATCAAACCCGGTGGACCATATGTAG GGAAAAGAGTGCAAATTCGGAAAGCACCTCAAGCTGTTTCAGATGCAGTACCTGAGAGAAAACGGTCAACCCCCATGAATCCTGCAAATACGATTCGAAAAACACACAGCAGCAGCAGTGTTTCTCAGCGGCCATATAGGGACAGAGTGATTCACTTACTGGCACTGAAGGCCTATAAGAAACCTGAGCTGTTGGCTCGACTGCAGAAAGATGGTGtcaatcaaaaagacaagaactcCCTCGGAGCAATTCTGCAACAG GTAGCCAATCTGAATCCAAAGGACCTCTCATATACTTTAAaggattatgtttttaaagagctTCAGAGAGACTGGCCTGGATACAATGAACTAGACAGACGGTCATTAGAGTCCGTGCTCTcaag AAAACTAAATCCATCTCAGAATGCCGCCAGCACCAGCCGTTCAGAATCTCCTGTATGTCCTAGTAGAGATACTGCATCTTCTCCTCAG AAACGGCTTTTAGATTCAGATTTCATTGATcctttaatgaataaaaaagctCGAATATCTCACCTGACAAACAGAGTGCCGCCAACATTAAACGGCCATTTGAATCCCACCAGTGAGAAATCTGCTGCGGGCCTCCTGCCGCCCCCTGCAGCCGCTGCCATCCCTACCCCTCCACCGCTGCCTCCAACCCACCTGCCTGTCTCTAATCCTCCTCAGACTGTAAACTCTAACTCCAATTCCCCTAGCACTCCAGAAGGCCGGGGGACTCAAGACCTACCTGTTGACAGTTTTAGTCAAAACAGTAGTATCTATGAGGACCAGCAAGACAAATATACCTCTAGGACTTCTCTGGAAACCTTACCCCCTGGTTCAGTTCTACTACAGTGTCCAAAGCCTATGGAAGAAAACCATTCAATGTCTCACAAAAAGTCCAAAAAGAAGTctaaaaaacacaaggaaaaggACCAAATTAAAAAGCATGACATTGAGAtgacagaagaaaaggaagaggaccttaaaagagaagaggaaattgcCAAGTTGAACAACTCCAGTCCAGATTCCAATGAAG GAGTTAAAGAGGGTTGCACTGCCTCCACGGAGCCTTCTTCAACAATTGAACTCCCAGATTATTTGAT aaaatatattgctATTGTCTCCTATGAGCAACGCCAAAATTACAAGGATGACTTCAATGCTGAGTATGATGAGTACAGGGCCTTGCATGCCAGGATGGAGACTGTAGCTAGAAGATTTATCAAACTAGATGCACAACGAAAGCGGCTTTCTCCAGGCTCAAAAGAGTATCAG